A single genomic interval of Tsukamurella paurometabola harbors:
- a CDS encoding NAD(P)H-dependent flavin oxidoreductase, producing the protein MTLRTRFTELVGVEHPVVQTGMGWVSGAHLTAATANAGGLGILASATMTYSELEAAIRKTKERTDKPFGVNLRADAEDAQQRVDLLIREGVKVASFALAPKPDMIAKLKDAGLVVIPSVGAARHAEKVASWGADAVVVQGGEGGGHTGGVATTLLLPSVLDAVDIPVIAAGGFFDGRGLAAALAYGAAGVAMGTRFLLTRDSRVPESVKAEYLHRGLGDTVVTTKVDGMPHRVLRTALVDALERSHGVATLAHAAVNTVRFQALTGVSWKGLVTEGLAMKKGGDRTWSQLMMSANTPMLLRAGLVEGNTDAGVLASGQVAGIIDDLPTVADLIQRIVTEAEARLDELARLRA; encoded by the coding sequence ATGACCCTGCGGACGCGCTTCACCGAGCTGGTCGGGGTCGAGCACCCCGTCGTGCAGACGGGCATGGGATGGGTGTCCGGCGCCCACCTGACCGCCGCCACCGCGAACGCCGGTGGGCTGGGGATCCTCGCGTCCGCGACCATGACCTATTCCGAGCTCGAGGCCGCGATCCGCAAGACCAAGGAGCGAACGGACAAGCCCTTCGGAGTGAATCTCCGGGCCGACGCGGAGGACGCGCAGCAGCGCGTGGATCTGCTGATCCGCGAGGGCGTCAAGGTGGCCTCCTTCGCACTCGCCCCGAAGCCGGACATGATCGCGAAGCTCAAGGACGCCGGGTTGGTGGTGATCCCCTCGGTCGGCGCCGCGCGGCACGCGGAGAAGGTCGCCTCCTGGGGCGCCGACGCAGTGGTGGTGCAGGGCGGCGAGGGCGGCGGCCACACGGGCGGCGTCGCCACCACATTGCTGCTGCCGTCCGTGCTCGACGCGGTGGACATCCCCGTGATCGCCGCGGGCGGCTTCTTCGACGGCCGCGGTCTCGCGGCCGCGCTCGCCTACGGCGCCGCGGGCGTCGCGATGGGCACCCGCTTCCTCCTCACCCGCGACAGCCGGGTACCCGAGTCCGTGAAAGCGGAGTACCTGCACCGCGGTCTCGGTGACACGGTGGTCACGACCAAGGTCGACGGAATGCCGCACCGGGTGCTGCGCACCGCGCTGGTGGACGCACTCGAACGCTCCCACGGTGTCGCGACACTGGCGCACGCGGCGGTGAACACCGTGCGCTTCCAGGCCCTCACGGGAGTCTCGTGGAAGGGGCTCGTGACCGAGGGCCTCGCCATGAAGAAGGGCGGCGACCGCACGTGGAGCCAGCTCATGATGTCGGCGAACACGCCGATGCTGCTCCGGGCCGGACTCGTCGAGGGCAACACCGATGCGGGTGTCCTCGCGTCGGGTCAGGTCGCCGGGATCATCGACGACCTCCCGACGGTAGCCGATCTGATCCAGCGGATCGTCACCGAAGCCGAGGCGCGGCTCGACGAACTCGCCCGCCTCCGAGCATGA
- a CDS encoding CoA-transferase subunit beta — translation MTDITRAEVCVTAIADLFRGDGEITASPMGLIPSLGGRLARLTFAPDLLLSDGEAYLVADAANPSAGIEGWQPFKKVLDVVVPNGKRHVIMGASQIDRYGNQNISAIGEHRAPSRQLLGVRGGPGNTVNNRTSYWIPKHSTRVFVESVDVVSGVGYDRARAAGPSASRFHDIHRVVTDLAVLGFADDGTMTLLSVHPGVSEAQVREATGFDLGTGGVPETRVPTAEELDVIRTVIDPKNLRSKEVPA, via the coding sequence ATGACCGACATCACCCGCGCCGAGGTCTGCGTGACCGCGATCGCCGACCTGTTCCGCGGCGACGGCGAGATCACCGCCAGCCCCATGGGCCTGATCCCGTCGCTGGGCGGCCGCCTCGCCCGGCTCACGTTCGCGCCCGACCTGCTGCTCTCCGACGGCGAGGCCTACCTCGTCGCCGACGCGGCGAACCCGTCCGCGGGCATCGAGGGCTGGCAGCCCTTCAAGAAGGTGCTCGACGTCGTCGTCCCGAACGGCAAGCGGCACGTCATCATGGGCGCCAGCCAGATCGATCGGTACGGCAACCAGAACATCTCCGCCATCGGCGAGCACCGCGCACCGTCGCGCCAGCTGCTGGGCGTGCGCGGCGGTCCCGGCAACACCGTGAACAACCGCACCTCGTACTGGATCCCGAAGCACTCGACGCGGGTCTTCGTGGAGTCCGTCGACGTCGTCAGTGGCGTCGGATACGACCGCGCCCGGGCGGCGGGTCCGTCCGCGTCGCGCTTCCACGACATCCACCGCGTGGTCACCGATCTCGCCGTGCTGGGCTTCGCCGACGACGGGACGATGACGCTGCTCTCGGTGCACCCGGGCGTTTCGGAGGCGCAGGTGCGCGAGGCCACCGGATTCGACCTCGGCACCGGCGGCGTGCCCGAGACCCGGGTCCCCACCGCGGAGGAGCTCGACGTGATCCGCACCGTCATCGATCCGAAGAACCTGCGCAGTAAGGAGGTTCCCGCATGA
- a CDS encoding CoA transferase subunit A, protein MTDKTMTAEQVVAELEDGMTLGIGGWGSRRKPMALVRAILRSDLKDLTVVSYGGPDVGLLAAAGRIRKLVFGFVTLDTVPIDPNFARARQSGAIEVAEWDEGMFAAGLKAAVQRLPFLPIRAGLGSSVMDVNPDLRTVASPYADGETLVAVPALRLDAALVHMNRADARGNAQYLGPDPYFDDDFALAADRCYVSCERIVPTEELVAGGPVQSLLLNRSAVTGVVETPNGAHFTTAVPDYGRDEKFQRHYAASAKDPAAWAEFEQRFLSGDEAHYQSQVAAWASESAAQEAK, encoded by the coding sequence ATGACCGACAAGACCATGACCGCCGAGCAGGTGGTCGCCGAGCTCGAGGACGGCATGACGCTGGGGATCGGCGGGTGGGGTTCGCGGCGCAAGCCGATGGCCCTGGTGCGCGCCATCCTGCGCTCCGACCTGAAGGATCTCACCGTGGTGTCGTACGGCGGGCCCGACGTGGGCCTGCTCGCGGCGGCGGGAAGGATCCGGAAGCTCGTGTTCGGCTTCGTCACCCTCGACACCGTGCCCATCGACCCGAACTTCGCGCGCGCCCGGCAGTCCGGTGCGATCGAAGTCGCCGAGTGGGACGAGGGCATGTTCGCCGCGGGGCTCAAGGCGGCGGTGCAGCGCCTCCCCTTCCTCCCCATCCGCGCGGGCCTCGGCTCGTCGGTGATGGACGTCAACCCGGACCTGCGAACGGTGGCCTCGCCGTACGCCGACGGCGAGACGCTGGTCGCCGTGCCCGCACTGCGACTCGACGCCGCCCTCGTGCACATGAACCGCGCCGACGCGCGCGGCAACGCTCAATACCTGGGCCCCGACCCGTACTTCGACGACGACTTCGCCCTCGCCGCCGATCGCTGCTACGTCTCGTGCGAGCGGATAGTGCCGACCGAGGAGTTGGTGGCCGGCGGCCCCGTCCAGTCCTTGCTCCTCAACCGCAGCGCCGTCACCGGCGTGGTGGAGACGCCGAACGGCGCCCACTTCACCACCGCCGTCCCCGACTACGGACGTGACGAGAAGTTCCAGCGACACTACGCCGCGAGCGCCAAGGATCCCGCCGCCTGGGCTGAGTTCGAGCAGCGGTTCCTCTCCGGCGACGAGGCGCACTACCAGTCCCAGGTCGCGGCCTGGGCCTCCGAATCCGCTGCCCAGGAGGCGAAATGA
- a CDS encoding enoyl-CoA hydratase family protein, with amino-acid sequence MPSPITTTVDEPGIHTITVDAPPVNALTVQGWFDLATAITEAGRDPSCHVVVVRAAGRGFNAGVDIKEIDAAQAAGDGYGALIGANAGCAAAFSAVYDCAVPVIVAVNGFCLGGGIGLVGNADVVVASDDATFGLPEVDRGALGAATHLARLVPQHLMRTLYFTAGTVTAQQLHHFGSVYRVVPRAALDDAALEVARAIAAKDTRVIRKAKEAINGIDPVNVHTSYRFEQGFTFELNLAGYSDEHRREFVATGRTVGEASGAASGRPVSDDAAQENA; translated from the coding sequence GTGCCTTCACCGATCACGACCACCGTCGACGAGCCCGGGATCCACACGATCACCGTCGACGCACCCCCCGTGAACGCCCTCACCGTGCAGGGCTGGTTCGACCTCGCGACCGCCATCACCGAGGCCGGCCGCGATCCGTCGTGCCACGTCGTCGTGGTGCGCGCAGCGGGCCGCGGGTTCAACGCCGGCGTCGACATCAAGGAGATCGACGCGGCACAGGCCGCCGGCGACGGCTACGGCGCGCTGATCGGCGCGAACGCGGGCTGCGCCGCGGCCTTCTCCGCCGTCTACGACTGCGCGGTGCCCGTCATCGTGGCGGTGAACGGCTTCTGCCTGGGCGGCGGTATCGGACTCGTCGGCAACGCGGACGTGGTGGTGGCCTCCGACGACGCCACGTTCGGTCTCCCCGAGGTGGACCGCGGGGCCCTCGGCGCCGCCACCCACCTGGCCCGGCTCGTGCCGCAGCACCTCATGCGCACGCTCTACTTCACGGCCGGGACCGTGACCGCCCAGCAGCTGCATCACTTCGGCTCCGTGTACCGCGTCGTGCCGCGCGCCGCGCTCGATGACGCCGCACTGGAGGTGGCGCGGGCCATCGCGGCCAAGGACACCCGGGTGATCCGCAAGGCCAAGGAGGCGATCAACGGGATCGATCCGGTGAACGTCCACACCAGCTACCGGTTCGAGCAGGGCTTCACCTTCGAACTCAACCTCGCCGGCTACTCGGACGAGCACCGGCGGGAATTCGTCGCGACCGGCCGCACCGTCGGCGAGGCGTCCGGTGCCGCGAGCGGGCGGCCCGTATCCGACGACGCAGCACAGGAGAACGCATGA
- a CDS encoding SDR family oxidoreductase, with the protein MTNAPAGRGLGLEGAVVLVTGGVRGIGAGIARVFLRQGATVVVCARREPESPVAIGGGADGVDGAVAEFVAADVREPEQVEALIAGIVERHGRLDVLVNNAGGAPYSDAATASPRFHEKVVGLNLLAPLLVAQKANAIMQSAGGGAIVNISSVSATRPSPGTAAYGAAKAGLDSLTTSLAVEWAPAVRVNALDVGMVRTEAAEQHYGDDAGIAAIGATVPLGRLADPEEVGACAAFLASPLASYVTGATLLVHGGGERPAFLAAANAERDAQ; encoded by the coding sequence GTGACGAACGCACCTGCGGGGCGCGGTCTAGGACTCGAGGGCGCGGTGGTACTGGTCACCGGCGGCGTCCGGGGGATCGGAGCGGGCATCGCCCGCGTCTTCCTCCGGCAGGGCGCCACGGTGGTGGTGTGCGCCCGGCGAGAGCCCGAGAGCCCGGTCGCGATCGGCGGCGGTGCTGACGGAGTCGACGGTGCCGTCGCCGAGTTCGTGGCCGCCGACGTCCGCGAGCCCGAGCAGGTGGAGGCGTTGATCGCCGGCATCGTCGAGCGCCACGGCCGGCTCGACGTGCTCGTCAACAATGCCGGTGGCGCCCCCTACTCGGATGCGGCGACCGCCTCACCGCGGTTCCACGAGAAGGTCGTCGGGCTCAACCTGCTCGCCCCGCTCCTGGTGGCGCAGAAGGCGAACGCGATCATGCAGTCGGCCGGTGGCGGTGCGATCGTCAACATCTCGAGCGTGAGCGCCACGCGACCCTCGCCCGGGACCGCCGCCTACGGTGCGGCGAAGGCCGGGCTCGACTCGCTCACCACGAGTCTCGCGGTCGAGTGGGCGCCCGCGGTGCGGGTCAACGCGCTCGACGTCGGCATGGTGCGCACGGAGGCTGCGGAGCAGCACTACGGGGACGATGCCGGGATCGCCGCGATCGGTGCGACCGTGCCGCTCGGCCGGCTCGCGGACCCCGAGGAGGTGGGGGCGTGCGCCGCCTTCCTCGCCTCACCGCTCGCGTCCTACGTCACCGGCGCGACCCTGCTCGTGCACGGCGGCGGTGAACGCCCCGCCTTCCTGGCCGCGGCGAACGCCGAGCGCGACGCGCAGTAG
- a CDS encoding SDR family oxidoreductase, translating to MTGIVDGRVVIVTGAGRGIGRAHALAYAAEGAAVVVNDYGVGLDGADASSGPAQQVVDEIRAAGGQAIANASDVADWDGAQALVRSAIDEFGRLDVLVNNAGFLRDRMLVNMSEAEWDAVTRVHLKGHFAMLRHAAGYWRDESKAGRQPEARVINTSSGAGLLGSVGQGNYAAAKAGIAEMTIQAAAEMGRYGITVNAIAPAARTRMTEVTFADDMAAPEDGFDAMAPENISPLVVWLGSVESADVTGRVFEVEGGKVSVAQGWRHGPQRDKGARWAPSELGEVVRGLIAEAPVPEPVYGA from the coding sequence ATGACAGGAATCGTCGACGGCCGCGTCGTCATCGTCACCGGCGCGGGGCGCGGCATCGGCCGCGCCCATGCGCTCGCCTACGCCGCGGAGGGTGCGGCTGTGGTGGTCAACGACTACGGCGTCGGGCTGGACGGCGCGGACGCCTCGTCGGGCCCCGCTCAGCAGGTCGTGGACGAGATCCGCGCCGCGGGTGGACAGGCGATCGCGAACGCCTCCGACGTCGCCGATTGGGACGGCGCGCAGGCACTGGTGCGCAGCGCGATCGACGAGTTCGGCCGGCTGGACGTGCTCGTGAACAACGCGGGCTTCCTGCGCGACCGGATGCTGGTGAACATGTCGGAGGCGGAGTGGGACGCGGTGACCCGCGTGCATCTCAAGGGGCACTTCGCCATGCTGCGCCACGCCGCGGGCTATTGGCGCGACGAGTCCAAGGCCGGGCGGCAGCCCGAGGCCCGGGTGATCAACACGAGTTCCGGCGCGGGTCTCCTGGGCAGCGTCGGCCAGGGCAACTACGCCGCCGCCAAGGCGGGCATCGCCGAGATGACGATCCAGGCCGCCGCCGAGATGGGGCGCTACGGCATCACGGTGAACGCGATCGCGCCCGCGGCCCGGACCCGCATGACGGAAGTGACCTTCGCCGACGACATGGCCGCGCCCGAGGACGGTTTCGATGCGATGGCGCCCGAGAACATCTCGCCGCTGGTGGTGTGGCTCGGCAGCGTCGAGTCCGCCGACGTGACGGGCCGCGTCTTCGAGGTCGAGGGCGGCAAGGTCTCCGTGGCGCAGGGCTGGCGGCACGGCCCGCAGCGGGACAAGGGCGCGCGGTGGGCCCCGTCGGAGTTGGGTGAGGTGGTGCGGGGCCTGATCGCGGAGGCGCCGGTGCCGGAGCCCGTGTACGGCGCGTGA
- a CDS encoding NAD-dependent epimerase/dehydratase family protein, with protein sequence MRVAVTGAAGFVGGNLLQQLVEQGHEVVAIDRTASPHAPAGVRWVRASVLEPAEMRSALEDVEVVYHLVAMITLRMQDEAAWRLNTEGVRVVARAALAAGVRKMVHLSSIHAFDQDLVDVIDETAPRSVRPEIPVYDRSKWAGEQELRKVVDDGLDATICNPTGVWGPADHGAALSRLNRLAHTAARGRMPAFVSKAGFDLVDVRDVATGVMLAAEKGRTGENYLLGGEFAPIIDAMRLSAQAAGKSGPRVAVPIGALAAIMPVLEPINARLGSDVLSKAALGPLFASPLVDISKARNELGYAPRSMATTATELVRFFAESGRLGARA encoded by the coding sequence ATGCGGGTAGCAGTCACCGGCGCGGCCGGATTCGTCGGCGGGAACCTCCTGCAACAACTCGTCGAGCAGGGGCACGAGGTGGTCGCCATCGACCGCACCGCCTCCCCGCACGCGCCCGCGGGCGTGCGCTGGGTGCGGGCGAGCGTGCTCGAGCCCGCCGAGATGCGTTCCGCACTCGAGGACGTCGAAGTGGTCTACCACCTGGTCGCCATGATCACGCTCCGGATGCAGGACGAAGCCGCGTGGCGGCTCAACACGGAGGGTGTTCGCGTCGTCGCGCGCGCCGCCCTGGCCGCGGGCGTTCGGAAGATGGTGCACCTGAGCTCGATCCACGCCTTCGACCAGGACCTCGTCGACGTCATCGACGAGACCGCGCCCCGGTCGGTGCGGCCGGAGATCCCCGTCTACGACCGCTCCAAGTGGGCGGGCGAACAGGAGCTGCGCAAGGTCGTCGACGACGGGCTGGACGCCACCATCTGCAATCCCACCGGCGTGTGGGGCCCTGCTGACCACGGGGCCGCGCTCTCGCGCCTGAACCGGCTCGCGCACACCGCGGCCCGCGGCCGGATGCCCGCCTTCGTCTCCAAGGCCGGCTTCGACCTGGTCGATGTCCGCGACGTGGCGACGGGAGTGATGCTCGCGGCCGAGAAGGGCCGCACGGGTGAGAACTACCTCCTCGGCGGCGAGTTCGCGCCGATCATCGACGCCATGCGGCTCTCCGCGCAGGCAGCGGGCAAGTCGGGGCCGCGGGTGGCGGTGCCGATCGGTGCGCTCGCCGCGATCATGCCGGTGCTCGAACCCATCAACGCCCGGCTCGGCTCCGACGTGCTCTCGAAGGCCGCGCTCGGGCCGCTGTTCGCGTCACCCCTGGTCGACATCAGCAAGGCGCGCAACGAACTCGGCTACGCCCCGCGGTCGATGGCGACGACCGCCACCGAACTGGTGCGCTTCTTCGCCGAGTCCGGGCGCCTCGGCGCCCGCGCCTGA
- a CDS encoding steroid 3-ketoacyl-CoA thiolase, with translation MGIPVIVDAVRSPIGKRGGWLSGLHPAELLGGTVTALLDHAGVDPDHVEQVIGGNVTQAGEQAGNITRTAWLNAGLPELTGATTIDAQCGSAQQATGLIAGLIATDAIDVGISCGVESMSRIPLGANRPEGLGNSRPPSWTIDMPNQFLAAERIAERRGLTREDIDAFGLASQRKALQAWAEGRFDREVVPLKAPAMADGAPTGETIEVSRDQGPRESTAEGLAKLKPMLDGGRHTAGTSSQVSDGAAAVLLMDSDRAAALGLTPRARIVSQALVGGEPYYHLDGPIRATERVLERSGRSLSDIDLFEVNEAFASVVLSWQQVIGPDPDKVNVNGGAIALGHPVGSTGARLITTALHELERRDASTALIAMCCGGAMATGTIIERI, from the coding sequence ATGGGCATCCCCGTCATCGTCGACGCCGTCCGCAGCCCCATCGGCAAGCGAGGTGGCTGGCTGAGCGGACTGCACCCCGCCGAACTCCTCGGCGGCACCGTCACCGCGCTCCTCGATCACGCGGGCGTCGATCCCGACCACGTCGAGCAGGTCATCGGCGGCAACGTCACGCAGGCCGGCGAGCAGGCCGGCAACATCACGCGCACCGCTTGGCTGAACGCGGGCCTGCCCGAGCTGACCGGCGCCACCACCATCGACGCTCAGTGCGGGTCCGCGCAGCAGGCCACGGGCCTCATCGCCGGCCTCATCGCCACCGACGCGATCGACGTCGGGATCTCGTGCGGCGTCGAGTCCATGAGCCGCATCCCACTGGGCGCGAACCGGCCGGAGGGTCTCGGCAACTCCCGGCCGCCGTCGTGGACGATCGACATGCCCAATCAGTTCCTCGCCGCCGAACGGATCGCGGAGCGCCGCGGCCTCACCCGGGAGGACATCGACGCGTTCGGACTCGCCTCGCAGCGCAAGGCCCTCCAGGCCTGGGCGGAGGGACGCTTCGACCGCGAGGTCGTGCCGCTCAAGGCGCCCGCCATGGCCGACGGCGCACCGACGGGCGAGACGATCGAGGTCTCGCGCGACCAGGGCCCGCGCGAGAGCACGGCGGAGGGGCTCGCCAAACTCAAGCCCATGCTCGACGGGGGTCGGCACACGGCCGGGACCTCCTCGCAGGTGTCCGACGGTGCCGCCGCCGTCCTGCTCATGGACTCCGACCGCGCCGCCGCGCTCGGACTGACCCCGCGGGCGCGGATCGTCTCGCAGGCCCTCGTCGGCGGCGAGCCCTACTACCACCTGGACGGTCCGATCCGCGCCACCGAGCGCGTCCTCGAGCGTTCCGGTCGCTCGCTGAGCGATATCGACCTGTTCGAGGTCAACGAGGCCTTCGCCTCCGTCGTGCTGTCTTGGCAGCAGGTGATCGGCCCCGATCCGGACAAGGTCAACGTCAACGGCGGCGCGATCGCGCTCGGCCACCCGGTCGGCTCCACCGGCGCGCGCCTCATCACCACCGCGCTGCACGAGCTGGAGCGTCGCGACGCGTCGACCGCGCTGATCGCGATGTGTTGCGGCGGCGCGATGGCCACCGGCACGATCATCGAGCGGATCTGA
- a CDS encoding cytochrome P450, protein MSVHFPAGFDFTSPDLWSERRPEAEFAELRRSAPVWWQDIPPGTTGFDDGGFWVVSKLEDIKAISRNPKQYSNWENGAIVRFGPEIEREQIDMQRMLLLNMDPPQHTKTRRIISRGFTPKAVQSLHDALAERAEQIVHEARKTGGGDFVEQVASELPLQAIAELLGVPQQDRKKLFDWSNSMMAYDDPEFEGNYLEAMTEFTGYSWNLAEERRKCPMDDIVTSLIQADIDGESLGSDEFAFFVLLLAVAGNETTRNAISHGMKAFVDYPEQWEIYKEQRPRTAPDEIVRWATPVSVFQRTALEDVQLGEQTIKKGQRVALFYASANFDEDAFEDPYTFNILRDPNPHVGFGGSGTHHCVGANLARLEMDLMFKAIADVMPNLRELEPPQRLRSGWLNGIKHWKVAYE, encoded by the coding sequence GTGAGCGTGCACTTCCCCGCGGGGTTCGATTTCACCAGCCCCGACCTGTGGTCGGAGCGGCGGCCCGAGGCCGAATTCGCCGAGCTGCGGCGATCGGCGCCGGTGTGGTGGCAGGACATCCCGCCCGGCACCACCGGGTTCGACGACGGCGGCTTCTGGGTGGTGTCCAAGCTGGAGGACATCAAGGCCATCTCCCGGAACCCGAAGCAGTACTCGAACTGGGAGAACGGCGCCATCGTCCGGTTCGGACCGGAGATCGAGCGCGAGCAGATCGACATGCAGCGCATGCTGCTGCTCAACATGGACCCGCCGCAGCACACCAAGACGCGGCGCATCATCTCGCGCGGTTTCACGCCGAAGGCAGTGCAGTCCCTGCACGACGCGCTGGCGGAGCGCGCGGAACAGATCGTGCACGAGGCCCGCAAGACCGGCGGCGGCGACTTCGTCGAGCAGGTCGCCTCCGAGCTGCCCCTGCAGGCGATCGCCGAGTTGCTCGGCGTGCCCCAGCAGGACCGCAAGAAGCTGTTCGACTGGTCCAACTCGATGATGGCCTACGACGATCCGGAGTTCGAGGGGAACTACCTCGAGGCGATGACGGAGTTCACGGGGTACTCGTGGAACCTCGCGGAGGAGCGGCGGAAGTGTCCGATGGACGACATCGTGACCTCGCTGATCCAGGCGGACATCGACGGCGAGTCGCTCGGCAGCGACGAGTTCGCCTTCTTCGTCCTGCTGCTCGCGGTGGCCGGCAACGAGACCACCCGTAACGCGATCAGCCACGGCATGAAGGCCTTCGTCGACTACCCCGAGCAGTGGGAGATCTACAAGGAGCAGCGCCCGCGCACCGCACCCGACGAGATCGTGCGGTGGGCGACGCCGGTGTCGGTGTTCCAGCGGACCGCGCTCGAGGACGTCCAGCTCGGCGAGCAGACGATCAAGAAGGGGCAGCGCGTCGCGCTGTTCTACGCGTCGGCGAACTTCGATGAGGACGCTTTCGAGGATCCGTACACCTTCAACATCCTTCGCGACCCGAACCCGCACGTCGGGTTCGGCGGATCGGGCACCCATCACTGTGTGGGCGCGAATCTCGCCCGGCTCGAGATGGACCTGATGTTCAAGGCCATCGCCGACGTCATGCCGAACCTGCGCGAGCTGGAGCCCCCGCAGCGACTCCGCTCCGGCTGGCTCAACGGCATCAAGCACTGGAAGGTCGCGTACGAATAG
- a CDS encoding MFS transporter, translated as MPRLVLFLALAVFAMGTSEFMLAGVLPTLAADLAVSPSAAGSLVSAFAVGMVVGAPAMAALARRWPPRAALLGFLALFAAAHIVGAAATALPFLLGTRVVAAFANAGFLAVAFTVAAAAVGPERRARALSVLLAGTTVAMVAGVPAGAVVGAAAGWRILFWAIAALCVPPFLAILTAGPGAAGAGDPRPALRAELVALCGGRTATLLVLTALVNAGTFGALTYLAVPVAEVLSAAWVPLVLMLFGAGACLGVALVGRIGDARAWTLLALGGPLLAGAWAALATGSGSPVILLAVVPLASAFAFAVGGSLIALAIGAAAHDAPTMAGSYATAALNVGAAAGPVGAGVALDHVGGFMGPAGFAAVVVVVAIPGAVIVGRAIGCARRSRGCADPAPIRSVALEE; from the coding sequence GTGCCTCGGCTCGTCCTGTTCCTCGCCCTCGCCGTCTTCGCGATGGGTACCTCCGAATTCATGCTCGCCGGCGTGCTGCCGACACTCGCCGCCGATCTCGCGGTCTCCCCGTCCGCCGCGGGTTCCCTCGTCTCCGCGTTCGCGGTCGGGATGGTCGTCGGCGCCCCCGCCATGGCCGCCCTCGCCCGACGGTGGCCGCCGCGCGCGGCCCTGCTCGGTTTCCTGGCACTCTTCGCCGCGGCGCACATCGTCGGCGCCGCGGCCACTGCGCTGCCGTTCCTGCTCGGAACGCGTGTGGTGGCGGCGTTCGCCAACGCGGGCTTCCTCGCGGTGGCGTTCACGGTGGCGGCAGCCGCCGTAGGACCAGAGCGACGGGCGCGGGCGCTATCGGTGTTGCTCGCGGGGACCACGGTCGCCATGGTCGCGGGCGTCCCCGCAGGCGCGGTCGTGGGCGCCGCCGCGGGGTGGCGGATCCTGTTCTGGGCGATCGCGGCGTTGTGCGTGCCGCCCTTCCTCGCGATCCTCACCGCGGGACCGGGCGCTGCCGGGGCCGGTGACCCGCGGCCCGCACTCCGCGCCGAGCTCGTCGCGCTGTGCGGCGGTCGGACGGCGACGCTGCTCGTCCTCACCGCACTGGTGAACGCGGGCACGTTCGGGGCCCTCACCTACCTCGCGGTGCCCGTGGCGGAGGTGCTCTCGGCGGCGTGGGTCCCGCTCGTCCTCATGCTCTTCGGGGCGGGCGCGTGCCTCGGAGTTGCGCTCGTCGGCCGCATCGGCGATGCCCGCGCATGGACGCTCCTCGCTCTCGGCGGTCCGCTCCTGGCAGGAGCATGGGCGGCGCTCGCGACCGGGTCCGGAAGCCCCGTGATCCTGCTGGCGGTCGTGCCCCTGGCGAGCGCGTTCGCCTTCGCCGTCGGTGGGTCTCTGATCGCCCTCGCGATCGGGGCCGCCGCCCACGACGCTCCCACCATGGCAGGCTCCTACGCCACGGCCGCGCTGAACGTCGGTGCGGCCGCGGGACCGGTCGGTGCGGGCGTGGCGCTCGACCACGTGGGCGGGTTCATGGGACCCGCGGGTTTCGCGGCGGTGGTCGTGGTTGTGGCGATACCCGGCGCGGTGATCGTCGGCCGGGCGATCGGGTGCGCGCGGCGATCTCGCGGATGCGCCGATCCCGCACCCATCCGATCCGTCGCGCTCGAGGAATGA